A genomic window from Lycium barbarum isolate Lr01 chromosome 4, ASM1917538v2, whole genome shotgun sequence includes:
- the LOC132637999 gene encoding serine/threonine-protein phosphatase 7 long form homolog, with the protein MAWCCNVIDMDRPKVTVHPGPENYSLLILQQQHRSQAVWDGQLTGQNACGFGGVLAVGNVQYDEEIITALIERWRSETHTFHMRTDECAITLQDVEVLYGILVDGHPLVQRNVKNITKSTWRELMYDLTGWLPGEEEIIGNSLLVITQLSNHLETLIAKNDIIDEHTDKAELQKRVRLYLL; encoded by the exons ATGGCTTGGTGTTGCAATGTTATAGATATGGATCGCCCCAAAGTCACTGTACATCCAGGTCCAGAAAACTATAGTTTATTAATACTCCAACAACAGCATCGATCCCAGGCTGTGTGGGATGGACAATTGACTGGACAGAACGC GTGTGGATTTGGGGGAGTTTTAGCAGTAGGTAATGTGCAGTATGATGAAGAaatcatcactgcacttattgaGAGATGGCGTTCAGAGACGCATACATTTCATATGCGGACTGACGAATGTGCCATCACACTGCAGGATGTCGAGGTGTTATATGGCATTCTCGTGGATGGCCACCCATTGGTGCAGAGaaatgttaaaaatataactaaatCAACGTGGCGGGAATTGATGTACGACCTTACTGGTTGGTTGCCCGGAGAAGAAGAAATTATAGGTAATAGTTTGTTGGTAATAACACAATTATCTAATCATTTGGAAACCTTGATTGCCaagaatgatattattgatgaacaCACTGATAAGGCTGAGTTACAAAAGAGGGTCAGGTTGTACCTGCTTTGA